One Aspergillus oryzae RIB40 DNA, chromosome 2 genomic window carries:
- a CDS encoding putative RNAPII degradation factor Def1 (predicted protein), with translation MSEAQTRSSASRGRVSARGGRGGYSSRGGRGGSRSAKADNSDSTPATFEDEGEIGQMKKKYANTLPMLKELFPDWTDEDLVFALEDADGDLEEAIDRITEGNVSQWGEVKKKTTDRSRPKPKEAQSTPTESTTAPIRGGRGRGGFESRGGRARGDRGRGGRGGRAGTHTNGSRPEKPAAPATVETATPEVTKTEKPADAEPTAPELADASKETPKDASKSNVIPEGTKKGWASLFAKPAPPPQQKPAAPAPVPAPAPAPAPAAAPAPAPAPAAAPVPEKPVAESVPEQKEQQEQKEPKEQKAPEPAPVPIPPPIPVPMEKAPEPAIPQPLEKPAVPAPATEVAAPKDDLTKTNLAQIPDVSPPAPTATAASTVGSALDANNAAAATPTRPAPAYPTSALKQSVRAAGAQRRVMEQQEAVVMPGNHAVDRAAVQFGSMGLNGDAADVDIDENREDAETRAQPPQHSPVAPRASLPPSTQAQAQASTESPAVSRPAPGLPPVPQASAADSSFNDFARYTDAHKPYDPFSQQVTQPQPQIQEPFANQAPVQPTVTTGSEYSPFYAVDQRLPYNYYGTYGQSQDATVAQRAAAGFGVSGAEVQPHIPTTQPPSRYGHVDAPNSGHNTPNPTLPGATQTPTAQHMPGQGAYGYGYPYFSNPHYASYMSQMSGHQYGRNRPMYDDARRYDDHYMPHTAQYGYGSQYGPYGKAGMYGQPHGFSYDHSSSPATTGSFTQAMPGRDTVYGRTGSAQPSESQQSTAGSNTFGSGMSDVFGRSQGGFGQNQPISQQPPVTTEETKTFDTPKASGPSPSLAQANRPGSATNSVPGQPQAQTGLPPLQGQQGQQGFGTYPHLNPQYGGLGGLSGHQGAANQTHHQATGYGNYGGAGFTNYYGNTGRGGWGGNYGH, from the exons ATGTCTGAAGCTCAAACGAGGTCGTCTGCCTCTCGTGGCAGGGTATCCGCTCGCGGCGGTCGCGGTGGCTATAGCTCCAGAGGTGGTCGAGGTGGCAGCAGATCTGCAAAGGCAGACAACTCAGACAGCACACCCGCTACATTCGAAGACGAGGGAGAAATTGGtcaaatgaagaagaaatatgcAAACACTCTACCCATGCTAAAGGAATTGTTCCCTGACTGGACGGACGAGGATCTCGTCTTTGCGTTGGAGGATGCAGACGGCGACCTCGAGGAGGCAATTGATCGCATAACTGAAG GTAACGTCTCTCAGTGGGGAgaggtaaagaagaagaccacaGACCGGAGCCGCCCCAAGCCAAAGGAGGCACAGAGCACCCCGACCGAGTCGACTACTGCTCCCATTCGGGGAGGCCGTGGACGTGGTGGATTTGAGAGCCGTGGTGGACGTGCTCGTGGAGATCGTGGCCGTGGCGGTCGCGGCGGTCGTGCTGGTACCCACACCAATGGCAGCCGCCCAGAGAAGCCAGCTGCTCCTGCCACAGTGGAGACAGCTACCCCCGAGGTCACCAAGACTGAGAAGCCGGCCGATGCTGAGCCAACAGCTCCAGAACTAGCCGACGCCTCGAAGGAGACCCCCAAGGATGCATCGAAGAGCAATGTGATTCCCGAGGGTACCAAGAAGGGCTGGGCAAGCCTGTTCGCAAAACCGGCGCCTCCTCCCCAGCAGAAACCTGCTGCCCCCGCTCCAGTACCAGCCCCAGCTCCCGCTCCCGCTCCCGCTGCTGCACCTGCCCCCGCGCCTGCCCCCGCTGCCGCTCCTGTTCCCGAGAAGCCTGTTGCCGAATCAGTGCCCGAGCAGAAGGAACAGCAGGAGCAGAAAGAGCCAAAAGAGCAGAAGGCCCCTGAACCTGCACCCGTCCCGATTCCACCTCCAATTCCGGTTCCCATGGAAAAGGCACCTGAACCTGCTATCCCTCAGCCCCTCGAAAAACCTGCTGTCCCTGCCCCGGCGACTGAAGTTGCAGCTCCCAAGGATGATTTGACCAAGACGAATCTTGCGCAGATTCCCGATGTCTCTCCCCCGGCTCCCACAGCCACCGCAGCTAGCACCGTTGGCAGCGCCCTTGATGCTAACAATGCTGCTGCCGCAACACCCACACGACCTGCACCTGCCTACCCCACCAGCGCACTCAAGCAGAGTGTTCGCGCTGCCGGTGCCCAGCGCCGTGTGAtggaacaacaagaagcagTTGTCATGCCAGGAAACCACGCTGTCGACCGGGCTGCAGTGCAGTTTGGCAGTATGGGATTGAACGGCGATGCTGCTGATGTCGATATTGATGAGAACCGTGAAGATGCTGAAACTCGTGCCCAACCCCCTCAACACTCCCCCGTGGCTCCTCGTGCCTCCTTGCCTCCTTCTACTCAGGCCCAGGCCCAGGCTTCGACCGAGAGCCCCGCTGTCTCTCGCCCAGCCCCTGGACTACCCCCCGTTCCTCAGGCCTCTGCTGCTGACTCCTCTTTCAACGACTTCGCCCGCTACACCGATGCTCACAAGCCCTATGATCCCTTCAGCCAGCAGGTGACCCAACCTCAGCCTCAAATCCAAGAACCATTCGCCAACCAAGCTCCTGTCCAGCCGACCGTAACCACTGGCAGCGAGTATTCTCCCTTCTATGCCGTCGACCAGCGTCTTCCTTACAACTACTATGGCACCTATGGCCAATCCCAGGATGCTACCGTAGCCCAGAGAGCCGCCGCCGGATTTGGCGTCTCGGGTGCGGAAGTACAGCCCCATATTCCTACAACCCAGCCTCCCAGCCGCTACGGCCATGTTGACGCACCCAACAGTGGTCACAACACTCCGAACCCCACCCTTCCCGGTGCTACTCAGACCCCAACTGCTCAGCACATGCCTGGCCAGGGCGCCTACGGATATGGATACCCTTATTTCTCCAACCCTCACTATGCTTCGTACATGAGTCAGATGAGCGGGCACCAGTATGGCCGCAACCGCCCTATGTATGACGATGCGCGCAGATACGACGACCACTATATGCCTCACACAGCCCAGTATGGCTATGGGAGCCAGTATGGTCCGTATGGCAAGGCTGGAATGTACGGCCAGCCTCACGGTTTCTCTTACGACCACTCTTCGTCACCCGCCACTACTGGCAGCTTTACCCAAGCCATGCCTGGCCGTGACACCGTCTACGGCCGTACCGGATCTGCCCAACCATCAGAGAGCCAGCAGTCTACAGCCGGCTCGAACACCTTCGGATCGGGCATGTCCGACGTCTTTGGTCGCTCCCAGGGTGGCTTTGGGCAGAACCAGCCCATCTCTCAGCAGCCCCCAGTGACCACGGAGGAAACCAAGACCTTTGACACGCCCAAGGCCTCTGGACCCAGCCCTTCCCTAGCTCAGGCTAACCGCCCTGGTTCCGCTACCAACAGCGTGCCAGGTCAGCCGCAGGCACAAACTGGCCTTCCCCCTCTGCAAGGCCAGCAGGGTCAGCAGGGCTTTGGCACCTATCCCCACTTGAACCCTCAGTATGGGGGTCTAGGTGGACTTAGTGGACACCAGGGTGCAGCCAatcaaacccaccaccagGCTACTGGCTACGGTAACTACGGAGGCGCCGGCTTCACTAATTATTATGGCAACACCGGTCGCGGTGGCTGGGGAGGCAATTACGGTCACtaa
- a CDS encoding uncharacterized protein (predicted protein) gives MTETRNTFHDNFNKAISSPEIQQICMSSPYLMNELLALSALHLSALHPAEREFYRHHAAQLQTHALTILNGMKLEVNQETCIPLFLFAGLLNVHLLYDVLINKDQDFDHFLDQLVSSFRLHRGIRAITTDSWGMLRESPLKPLILDGEKRFSKITGLDPECARLLALIKAAKLGPSITNTYKQAIESLQHAIVSCSYGTPGAGISEITAWPILVSPEYIDLLSMRCPEALAVLAYYAACLHTRRDVWGFGDGGRFLIESIITYLGPNWAEWLDWPARALGNHHQSSQRVKISNQSN, from the coding sequence ATGACAGAAACACGAAACACATTCCATGATAATTTCAATAAGGCAATCTCTTCTCCCGAGATTCAACAGATTTGCATGTCTTCTCCGTATCTCATGAATGAGCTACTGGCCCTCAGTGCCCTACATCTGAGCGCCTTGCATCCAGCAGAGCGAGAGTTTTATCGTCACCACGCAGCACAACTCCAAACGCACGCATTAACAATCCTCAACGGTATGAAGCTCGAAGTAAACCAGGAGACATGCATTCCGCTCTTTTTGTTTGCCGGTCTTCTTAATGTGCACCTCCTTTACGACGTATTAATCAACAAAGACCAAGATTTCGATCACTTCTTGGACCAACTGGTGAGCAGTTTTCGACTACACCGGGGGATCCGTGCAATCACCACGGATTCATGGGGCATGCTTCGAGAGTCCCCATTGAAGCCACTCATTCTGGATGGTGAAAAACGGTTTTCAAAGATTACAGGACTTGACCCCGAATGCGCCAGGCTCTTAGCCCTCATCAAGGCGGCTAAACTAGGCCCCTCTATCACCAATACTTATAAGCAAGCGATAGAATCGTTGCAACACGCGATAGTTTCATGCTCGTATGGGACGCCAGGCGCTGGCATCTCAGAGATTACTGCCTGGCCGATATTGGTTTCTCCGGAATATATTGATCTCCTCTCGATGCGATGCCCTGAGGCTCTTGCGGTACTGGCGTATTATGCCGCTTGCCTTCATACACGGCGCGACGTATGGGGGTTTGGAGACGGTGGGCGATTTTTGATTGAATCCATCATCACGTACCTGGGACCAAACTGGGCTGAGTGGCTGGATTGGCCAGCCCGAGCTTTGGgcaatcatcatcagagcTCGCAACGAGTTAAAATTTCAAATCAAAGCAATTGA
- a CDS encoding uncharacterized protein (predicted protein) — translation MAPEPDSSVNAPPTPEASNISGAGTNTNTTDAAPKQTNGESTPPKSVDANDQPEKNKSPEAAGSSKEHKPAEEAKSGGHASISQHDGLKESTAENGIAQPSAGDKREHDPTSTTPNAAKANVENSAEPTNKKRRTTGTRTRDGNTTAPATNGGKPKASRSKKTKDDVKKVIPTDGIGSRTRSRTKAIS, via the exons ATGGCTCCCGAGCCAGATAGCAGCGTCAACGCACCACCAACCCCAG AAGCTAGTAATATATCTGGAGCTGGCACGAACACAAACACGACCGATGCTGCTCCCAAGCAAACCAATGGTGAGAGCACTCCGCCCAAGTCTGTGGATGCGAACGACCAGCCCGAGAAGAATAAGTCTCCTGAAGCGGCTGGATCTTCTAAGGAACACAAACCTGCTGAAGAAGCCAAGTCTGGTGGGCATGCCTCCATCTCGCAACACGATGGACTCAAAGAGTCAACCGCGGAGAATGGCATCGCGCAACCTAGTGCAGGCGATAAACGAGAGCATGACCCGACTTCTACCACCCCCAACGCGGCTAAGGCTAATGTTGAGAACTCGGCGGAACCTACAAACAAAAAGCGGAGGACTACTGGAACGCGGACTCGAGATGGCAATACTACAGCCCCTGCTACGAATGGGGGGAAACCAAAGGCAAGTCGTTCTAAAAAGACGAAGGATgatgtgaagaaggtgatTCCTACGGATGGTATTGGTAGTCGAACACGCAGCCGGACTAAGGCAATTTCCTAA
- a CDS encoding uncharacterized protein (predicted protein), protein MKGTSSLSLKAWSKIHPPLPRTPRESQQLLKALTSSFRRQLDREYPPSAPSDRDGSNDRTPENPHSSVHATDRHLRAILDNPLFRVVPSKSAAARNGSGTASRLQQRIAKEPMVVFDELVASGSVTLPTLRDCLSSQMLLASRHIGNGLIQAMKDARAGSKVVSWWFASDSATRQMLFKSRAATTTLVKFLVAEGRQGVVLDWLRMLANHDIGGRNGQLPEKIAQQVFGHLLVNLVTAEIQYGQGLSLAMRYYLQTCKSQMFKDNVVLNLSWQPVLLPAGVHLCESLMQSSPSRSKELNGAMYNEYIEVLSKLAPNSCLLATAPLYHPTHPDVKPFLDFVDTLPPGRVDSSTGLKRESFVRAGFDALRLLVDQDKRRDVLYLARFLQQQLPEKPDSANASNSNHGAYTEREDLLSQLDLALA, encoded by the coding sequence ATGAAAGGCACGTCGAGTTTGAGCTTGAAAGCGTGGTCGAAAATCCACCCCCCGCTACCCCGTACCCCCCGGGAATCTCAACAACTCCTCAAAGCCCTTACGTCTTCCTTCCGTCGTCAACTCGATCGGGAATATCCCCCCTCAGCCCCCTCAGATCGAGATGGATCTAATGATCGTACACCGGAAAACCCGCACTCGTCTGTGCACGCGACCGATCGACATCTTCGGGCCATCCTAGATAATCCGCTTTTCCGGGTAGTACCCTCTAAGTCTGCTGCGGCCCGTAATGGAAGCGGAACAGCAAGCAGACTACAACAGAGAATAGCGAAAGAACCAATGGTAGTCTTCGATGAATTGGTTGCCTCGGGTTCGGTAACGCTGCCAACACTACGTGATTGTTTGAGTTCCCAGATGCTACTGGCCAGCCGTCATATCGGAAACGGCCTCATACAGGCCATGAAAGACGCTAGGGCTGGATCCAAGGTTGTCAGTTGGTGGTTTGCATCTGATTCTGCGACAAGACAGATGTTATTCAAATCCCGAGCAGCGACGACAACTCTAGTAAAGTTCTTAGTGGCAGAAGGTCGACAAGGTGTGGTGTTGGATTGGCTGAGGATGCTGGCGAACCATGACATTGGAGGCCGGAACGGTCAGTTGCCAGAGAAAATTGCGCAACAGGTGTTTGGCCATCTGCTGGTCAACTTAGTGACCGCTGAAATCCAGTACGGTCAAGGGTTGAGCTTGGCTATGCGGTATTATCTACAGACATGCAAGTCGCAGATGTTCAAAGACAATGTGGTCCTGAACCTTTCCTGGCAACCTGTGTTACTCCCAGCAGGTGTTCACTTATGTGAGAGCTTGATGCAGAGTTCACCGTCCAGATCCAAAGAGCTGAACGGAGCTATGTACAATGAGTATATTGAGGTTCTTTCCAAACTTGCACCGAACTCGTGTCTGCTAGCTACGGCTCCGCTGTACCACCCTACACACCCTGATGTCAAACCATTCCTCGATTTTGTGGATACACTACCTCCTGGCCGAGTGGACTCTTCAACAGGACTGAAACGAGAAAGCTTTGTGCGTGCCGGTTTTGACGCTCTTCGTCTCTTGGTGGACCAAGACAAGCGACGGGATGTCTTATACCTGGCACGTTTCTTGCAACAGCAGTTGCCCGAGAAACCGGATTCGGCAAATGCATCCAATTCAAATCACGGTGCATACACAGAGAGGGAAGATTTACTATCACAGCTTGACTTGGCATTGGCTTGA
- the lys1 gene encoding saccharopine dehydrogenase (NAD+, L-lysine-forming) (lysine-ketoglutarate reductase/saccharopine dehydrogenase), translated as MSSNKIWLRAETKPAEARSALTPTTAKALMDAGYEVTVERSTQRIFDGRLSIRAPLSRIGAPLVEEGSWAKDAPKDAYVLGLKELPEDDFPLEHVHITFAHCYKQQGGWEKVLRRWPRGGGTLLDLEFLTDEVGRRVAAFGWSAGYAGSALAVKNWAWQLTHPEGEPLPGEVPYANQDLLTQSVKESLEAGKKQSGRSPKILVIGALGRCGNGAVQLAKDVGIPESDIIRWDIEETKKGGPFQEIIDADIFVNCIYLSSESIPPFVNVESLSTPNRRLSVICDVSADTTNPNNPIPVYDITTTFDKPTVPVTLPAGTQGPPLSVISIDHLPSLLPRESSEMFSQALLPSLLQLKNRKDARVWTQAEDLFKQKVATLP; from the exons ATGTCTTCCAACAAGATTTGGCTTCGTGCTGAAACCAAGCCCGCTGAGGCTCGGTCTGCTT TGACCCCAACTACTGCCAAGGCTCTTATGGATGCTGGCTATGAAGTGACTGTCGAACGCTCTACACAGCGAATCTTCGATGGTAGGTTGTCAATCAGGGCTCCACTCTCCCGG ATTGGTGCCCCACTAGTTGAGGAGGGATCCTGGGCCAAGGATGCTCCAAAGGATGCATACGTTTTGGGTCTCAAGGAACTGCCCGAAGATGATTTTCCTCTTGAGCACGTCCATATTACCTTTGCCCACTGCTACAAGCAACAGGGGGGCTGGGAGAAGGTTCTCAGACGGTGGCCTCGTGGAGGCGGAACCCTGTTGGATTTGGAATTCCTCACTGATGAAGTCGGGCGGAGAGTTGCTG CTTTCGGGTGGTCCGCTGGCTATGCCG GTTCCGCATTGGCTGTTAAGAACTGGGCCTGGCAATTGACTCATCCTGAGGGCGAACCTTTGCCCGGTGAGGTTCCGTACGCAAACCAGGATCTCCTGACCCAGTCCGTGAAAGAGTCCCTGGAAGCTGGCAAGAAGCAATCCGGCCGGTCCCCCAAGATTCTTGTCATCGGAGCT CTTGGACGTTGTGGTAACGGTGCCGTACAACTTGCCAAGGATGTTGGCATCCCCGAATCTGATATCATCCGGTGGGATATCgaggagacaaagaaag GCGGTCCTTTCCAGGAGATTATCGACGCAGATATCTTCGTCAACTGCATCTATCTTTCTAGCGAGTCTATTCCCCCATTTGTCAACGTTGAATCTCTTTCTACCCCTAACCGCCGTTTGTCGGTCATTTGCGACGTGAGCGCCGACAC CACTAACCCCAACAATCCTATTCCCGTGTACGATATCACCACTACTTTCGACAAGCCCACAGTACCCGTCACTCTGCCGGCGGGGACGCAAGGCCCCCCTCTTAGCGTGATCAGTATTGACCATCTTCCCTCGCTTCTCCCTCGTGAAAGCTCCGAGATGTTCAGTCAAGCGCTGCTTCCCAGTCTGTTGCAGTTGAAGAATCGGAAGGACGCTCGCGTCTGGACGCAGGCGGAAGATCTGTTCAAGCAGAAGGTTGCCACTTTGCCCTAG